The proteins below come from a single Jaculus jaculus isolate mJacJac1 chromosome X, mJacJac1.mat.Y.cur, whole genome shotgun sequence genomic window:
- the Gpr50 gene encoding melatonin-related receptor, which translates to MGPTPAVPTPYGCIGCKLPKPDYPPALITFMFCAMVVTIVVDLIGNSMVILAVSKNKKLRNSGNIFVVSLSVADMLVTVYPYPLMLHAMSVGGWDLSQFQCQLFGFITGLSVVGSVFNILAIAINRYCYICHSLKYERIFSMRNTIIYLVVTWVMTFLAVLPNVYVGIIEYDPRTYTCIFNHLNNPIFAVTIVGIHFVLPLLVVGFCYMRIWTRVLAVRDPAVQSADRQLAEVRNFLTMFVIFLLFAVCWCPVNVLTVLVAVNPKMAGKIPNWLYLAAYFIAYFNSCLNAVIYGVLNESFRREYWTIFHALRHPILFLSGLITDFREMQEARALAQARIRARDQAREQAREQERARASLAAEGNPPSVRNVALPGDSASGRPDRASVHPKSHTRSASASAYRKPASSYNKSHLCHSKAASGHPKSATVYPKSTSVHFQAAEPVHCKPASVHFKGDSVHFKSASKPVTAHHSKSSLSHATSYPKSTPACIKSALSYPEPTSVDYLEPSTSHAVRTDADHSELSASHCAVITTTGDLESDVIELPGPDSPESCEPAAAPPDLTVVTVATGDASEVVIDVDDDSDEMAV; encoded by the exons ATGGGACCCACCCCAGCGGTCCCCACTCCATACGGCTGCATAGGCTGCAAGCTGCCGAAGCCCGACTACCCACCTGCCCTGATCACCTTTATGTTCTGCGCAATGGTTGTCACCATTGTTGTAGACCTGATCGGCAACTCCATGGTCATCCTGGCTGTGTCGAAGAACAAGAAACTCCGAAATTCTG GGAACATCTTCGTGGTCAGCCTCTCTGTGGCTGATATGCTGGTGACCGTCTACCCCTACCCTCTGATGCTGCATGCCATGTCCGTTGGGGGCTGGGATCTGAGCCAGTTCCAATGCCAGCTGTTCGGGTTCATCACAGGGCTGAGTGTGGTCGGTTCCGTCTTCAACATCTTGGCCATCGCCATCAACCGTTACTGCTACATCTGCCACAGCCTCAAGTACGAGCGGATCTTCAGCATGCGCAACACCATCATCTACCTGGTGGTCACCTGGGTCATGACCTTCCTGGCCGTCCTGCCTAACGTATACGTTGGCATCATTGAGTATGACCCTCGCACCTACACCTGCATCTTCAACCACCTGAACAACCCTATCTTCGCGGTGACCATCGTCGGCATCCACTTCGTCCTTCCGCTCCTTGTTGTTGGTTTCTGCTACATGAGAATCTGGACAAGGGTGTTGGCAGTTCGTGACCCAGCTGTGCAGAGTGCTGACCGCCAGCTCGCTGAGGTTCGCAACTTTCTAACCATGTTTGTGATATTCCTCCTTTTCGCAGTGTGCTGGTGCCCTGTCAACGTGCTCACTGTGTTGGTGGCTGTCAACCCGAAGATGGCAGGCAAGATCCCCAACTGGCTTTATCTTGCAGCCTACTTCATAGCCTACTTCAACAGCTGCCTCAACGCTGTCATCTACGGGGTCCTCAATGAGAGTTTCCGGCGAGAATACTGGACCATCTTCCATGCTTTGCGACACCCTATCCTGTTCCTGTCTGGCCTCATCACTGATTTCCGTGAGATGCAGGAGGCCCGCGCTCTGGCCCAAGCTCGCATCCGTGCCCGCGATCAAGCCCGAGAACAGGCTCGAGAACAAGAACGTGCCCGTGCCAGTCTCGCTGCCGAGGGAAACCCGCCGAGTGTCCGCAATGTTGCGCTGCCTGGGGATTCTGCATCTGGCCGCCCTGATCGTGCCTCTGTCCACCCCAAGTCCCACACCAggtctgcttctgcttctgcttacCGCAAACCTGCCTCTAGCTACAACAAGTCTCACTTGTGCCACTCCAAGGCTGCCTCTGGCCACCCCAAGTCTGCCACTGTCTACCCTAAGTCAACCTCCGTCCACTTCCAAGCAGCTGAGCCTGTCCATTGCAAGCCTGCCTCTGTCCATTTCAAGGGTGACTCTGTCCATTTCAAGTCGGCTTCCAAGCCTGTCACTGCTCACCACTCCAAGTCCAGCCTCAGCCATGCAACCAGCTACCCTAAATCTACTCCTGCCTGTATCAAGTCCGCCCTCAGCTACCCTGAGCCCACTTCTGTTGACTATCTGGAGCCTTCCACCAGCCACGCTGTGCGCACTGATGCTGACCACTCTGAGCTCTCGGCCTCCCACTGCGCTGTGATCACCACCACTGGCGACCTTGAGTCTGACGTCATTGAACTCCCCGGGCCTGACTCCCCCGAGTCCTGTGAGCCTGCTGCTGCCCCTCCTGACCTCACGGTTGTCACCGTTGCTACTGGCGATGCCAGCGAGGTGGTTATTGATGTCGATGATGATTCCGATGAGATGGCCGTGTGA